Genomic segment of Coffea arabica cultivar ET-39 chromosome 1e, Coffea Arabica ET-39 HiFi, whole genome shotgun sequence:
GTAGGCATTGGATTGGGTTGGATGGGTGCTTCTTAAAGGATACATATGGTGGACAACTACTTACAGCCGTGGGTATGGATGGGGATAATAAAATGTTTCCACTAGCTTTGTCAGTTGTTAGAGTGGAAAATTATGACAATTGGAGCTGGTTTTTGGGATTGCTTGTACAAGATTTGGAAATATCAGATTCCAGTAATTGGTGTGTCATGACTGACAAGCAAAAGGTATGATAAATTGTATTAGCACTTATTTATACAGCAACTTTTTATTTAATAACTCAGGTACAACTTTTTATTTAAGCCAAGTTGTATTCAAACGTGTACAGGGACTAGTTCAGGCAGTTAGAGACAAAATGCCACAAGCTGAGCACAGGTGTTGTGTGCAACATCTATACACCAATTTCAAACAGATTCATAGAGGCCTGGCCTTAAAAGAAAGACTTTGGAAATGCGCAAAAGCTTCTTATGTTACCCACTGGAAAGTCGAAATGGAACAGTTGGGGCAAGAATCTGCAGCTGCGCATTCTTGGCTTGATGAAAAAGATCCCAAAACTTGGTGTAGAGCCCATTTTAGATGTGGATTGGATTGTGATATTTTGGTGAATAATATGTGTGAGTCCTTTAATGCAGTAATTTTAAAGGCCAGGTCACTACCAATCATATCCATGCTGCAGACCATTTATTTGTACCTGCTGAAGAGGATGGAGAGGAACAGGGAAGCAATGTCCAAGCACGAAGGTTAAgacacattttatttatttactagtaTTAAGGTCAGTTCATAATTTCTTTGAGAAATTTATGACCAATTTATTGTTTTCATTTTGTATTCAGGTCTTCTTTGTCCAGCAATATTTGAGATATTGGAAAAGGCTAAGCAAGAGCAGTGTATGTGCATAGCGTCATATGCTGGGACAATGAAGTATCAGATAAGCTGTCCATTTGGGGAGCAGTATATTGTTGACATGGCTgccaaaacctgttcatgtagaaAGTGGCAATTAAGGGGAATACCATGTGGCCATGCTGTAGCTGCCATCAACAGGAGACATGAAGCACCAGAGAAGCATGTTTCCAACACCTACTTGAAGATCACGTATCTACAAAGTTATGAACCTGTACTTAATCCAATCAATGGTCCTAATTTGTGGGAGCACATAGACCTTCCAGCAATGAAGCCTCCGACTTATAGAAGATTTGCTGGAAGGccaaagaaaatgagaaaaaaggcTTCAGAAGAAGACAGACGGGACAGCTGTGTCAATCCAACTAAACCTCACAAGGTTAGCAAGGTTGGCACCATGATGAGCTGCAGCCGCTGCAAAAAATACGGACATAACAAAAGAGGATGTCCGGATAAAAATAAGCAAACCACTGAGGGGACAACTACAAGTTCAGCAAAGGAGAACAGTGATATTGGAGATACAGGCCCATCTATGCAGCCAAGTACTAACGAGGCTTGTCCAAGTGATGTGACCGTTGACATACTTGGAGTAAGTACGCAACAGAGTCACACAGGTCCATCTCAAAATTTGGATGCCAATCAGCCAAAACAAGGGGCACAAGAACCAGTgacaaagaaaggaagaaaatgctcATTTTGTCGTAAGCATGGTCACTCAAAGAATAGTTGTAAGTTGAGGCAATGGACCTTTAGGAGCTCACTGGACATGACTGGAGACTTGGGATTCAAAACTGTAAAAATACGGTCTGATGATCTGGAAAACCCATATAATCATGCTCAAAATAGTTCTGGGCATGTGGAAAAGAGTCCTACAACAACTCATGTAAGTGGTCTCCATACATCAGGTCTTTATTTATGGGTGTCATGTCTTATTGATTCATGTTATGTGCTTGTTTGCAGTTAAGCTCCAAAGCTGATGGTCGCAAACTTTATTCCCACAGCCACGGAGTAACGATGAGAGCACCACACTCATACGTGGACTTGGGGACAGCCTCTCATTCCAGCAGTGGACTTAAGCCAGCACAATTCACATGGCAAGGCAATTTGTGTGTTAACCTGTCTACATTACAGACAGCTGCGGGACATGCGAAGGAGTCACTTGGAATTGAAAATGTGCAGCTCCATGGGGATGGAAACCAATCTGTTAAGTTGGGAAAATTGCAGCAATAGGCCAAATAGCCTTCAAGCATGAACTAACTGATGCTGGACAAACCAACTCAAGAATTGTACAGGCATATAGCCTTTTTTATTTTGCAGATACAATCAAATTGGGCAGTAAAAGCCTCTGTTTTGCTAGTCCAGATGTGGCGAACTTTTGTTCAACTCATATAGTCCATTGGAACTAagaatttttttgttaatatgGAATTTTTGTTAGCCTCTGTTTTTGGTAGCCTCTGTTGTGGAACTCATATAGCCTTTGTCTTGCTAGTCCAGATGGGTGAAATTTAGAGGCTGTTAATGTGGAATTTTTGTCATTCCTGGTATTGCTATTATGTATTGGATGATTTGTTGAATGATCAAAGGtttttgctgaaaattttaTGTTCTGAGTTGATTGCTGTTGTTAATGTGACATAGATTACTTGCAATAAACTTTACAAATTGGGACACTAAAATCCCTAAACAACAAATTCTGATTACATAGCAGGTCCAACGTTCACAATTATGGGACATAGCAGGTCCACTATATCCCTAAATTTGATACAATACATTTAAAACCCATCTACCACCACTCAGGTCATTTCACAAATACATTCATCAGACAAAACTTTCACCagtcacaaaaattcaaaacaatgTGGTACATGTTCACAAGCAAGATGGTTAAAATCCCGACTGTATAATAACGctgaaacccgcaagcgggattCTGTGTTTTTCCTACTTCAACGTTACCTCGCATGcgggttaatgttatattttatggcgagaagaaaaaattggtaattaggatAAAAATATGGATAAAAATAATTGGATAACGCAACCGACCCAATTAACCCATCTACCACCACTCAGGTCATTTCACAAATACATTCATCAGACAAAGCTTTCGTCCTGTCACAAAAATTCAAAGCAATGTGGTACATGTTCACAAGCAAGCAGGTTAAAATCCCGCCTGCATAATAACGctgaaacccgcaagcgggtttCTGTCTTTTTACTATTTCATTGTTACCTCGCATGCGGGTTAATATTATATTTGATAGCGAGAAGAAAAAATTAGTAATTAGGCTTTTTGGGCATTATAAgtcaatatttaaattaatgacAGTTAAAAAAAAGGGTTGTATAAATTGGCAGTTAagttttcaaaattaatttagACGAATTTGTAAAAAGTTAGAATAAATAGGTTGTAAACGAGCAATTGGGTTGTCAAACTCGTTTTTTGACATTTCCATTGAACTACATTTACCCATACCggccatgaatagatgggtatgcgAATCTTAAAATTTTACTTATGGATATAAATAATTGGGTAACGCGACCGACCCAATTAACCCATCTACCACCACTCAGGTCATTTCACAAATACATTCATCAGACAAAGCTTTCACCTGTCACAAAAATTCAAAGCAATGTAGCACATGTTCACAAGCAAGATGGTTAACATCCCGACAGCATAAAACGctgaaacccgcaagcgggattCTGAAAGTGCTGGTAATTACATAGTCAGCAAAAGCAAGAATTTCCTTCCTGCACCACTCAAAAGGTCCACTACTTAGCAATGACAGACAAAGGTGGTCCCATATTTGAGCAAACAAAACGGGCAGTCCGGCATAAGCGGTTGCTTCTTCTACAACTCATTTTGGACCTTCTCCCCCAGATTTGAACAAAAACAACCACATGACAATGGCAACCCAGTGGATAATCAAGTACCTCCTTAGCTTCCTTACTTTCGATTGTTGGCACCTTGAATTTTCTTTCAACCTATCCAACTCAGCTTCCATCTTGTTCATCGACCTTAGCAGTCCAGGTATTATTTCTTTTGACCTTTGACACATCTCAGGATCAACCCAATCCCAGTATATGCAGCCTCCTTGTTCCTAGTTTGACAAGAACATTATGTTTGCAGACAAGATTAGGTGGCTGcaattcatacaaacccaaaataaaaaacaagtataaacacaaaaccctaatttccctTACTCTGTACTTGGCACATCGACAAAACCTTCTTCCTGGGTTCATGGCAGTCCATGATGTCATCATCAATGTTTGCtttccacaatcacaaaattgcCTCACCATTTCTCTTTGTTTGTTGAACCATGCGTTGGgttctccttttcttcttcctgcCCTGTGGATAGCAGAATGACAGCTTGGGTCTCTCAGCATACCGACCTGAAGTGCCCTTTTATGATTTGGATCGGGTCTACATTATCCATCTGAAGTGGGTAGCATGGAGGGAAACTTTCCCTCCAtatttcaccatttttttttaatctatatatgtgattttttgtgaattttcatTGTTGCCCTCAGTCAAAGGACAGTGTTTGCCACGcacttcgaccaccaacggcAATCAGGATTCTgtcaacaattttccttaactGGGAGCAATTCataagtttagggatttaagtgtctcattttgaagttaagggactgaagtgggtaatcgcCCAAAGTTtgaggggacaaagtggaattaacccctCCATTACTGCTGAACATTTTAGTTGGTTGACCTGACCGGCCCAAATTTCCCGGTGTCTATTTTTGGCTGACGTGACTAAAAGGACAGCACCCTTCTTGTGCAGCAATTGCACTTGACCAATCTTTGCCGGTCATTAAAGTCACCAGCCAGGCCAAAATGGGGACCTTCATTTGTCACTCTTTCACTTTATGAATCAacgcattattttattttttcagttAACCGAGCTTCAAAGATCTTGACAGTACAATGTTCCTACAGACGGGTTTCACATGTAAGAAGGAAGAACAATGTTCCTGCTCATTTATTGTCTCATTTGTCTCTGTCAATTGAGGGAAGCCACGTCTGGTTTGTAAACTTCCCAAAGGAGATTATGTACGCTGCAAAAGCAGATTTACTTTAATGAAGCTCAGTTttcattatcaaaaaaaaaaaaaagatcttgaCAGTACAGGTTTTTGTTTTCAGCTGTTGCAGGATTCATCAGTTTGTTGGACAATGTGGGTTTGTTATTCAGGCTTGACCCAAAATCATCATCCAGCCCAGACCCAATGCTATCAATTTGGATCACAAAGATAATGGGCAAACATTGCCTCACTTGCAAAAAAACCATGCTACTAACAACCAAGAACCGATAGCCCAAGAATAACTAACTCTTTGAAACGTTTTCCTTCTCCCCTCTCATTGATTTATTGTAACCAGCATCGACCGCATTCTACgtgtttgatgaattgcttCAGAACAATGCTCAAGATAAAGCATCTAGCTTCTAGCTCCGGCCACTTCTCTGCTTTCTTGCACTCTTCATCTGCACCGAATGTGCTGAAAACCGGACAGGTTCTGAAGCTAGCCAGAACATTTTCAGACTCGGATGTTGTGGACTACTCCAAGCTAAGCTTGGACGGGAACCCTTTACATTTCGAACCTGAATGTGCCAGAATTGCCGGTTTCGCTGACAGACTAGTCCCAGGAATGCTCGTGGCTTCATTATTCCCTAGgatcattgcatttcattttgtcAGTTCTCTTTTTCGCAATTTCTCAGCCCAAATTTTGTgaacttttttattttcctttttaattgATCGTTTCTTGTAGCCAGGGGCGGTATACGTATCACAAACCTTGCAGTTTAAATTGCCTGTTTATATTGGGGAGGAGATCACCGGTGAAGTGGAGGCAACAAGTATCAGGAAACTGAAAAACAAATACGTGTAAGTTTCACGAATTAAACCCATGATTTGTTAGGAAAATCCTATAAGCCTTGTGGGTTCATTACTGTTTCTTTTACATGCATACATGCATAAATCCAGGGCAAAGTTTTTGACGAAATGTTTCAAAGACGATAATACTCTGGTTATCGATGGCGAGGCCACGGCAATCTTACCTGCTCCGGCTTGGGAGAATTCACGGACAAGAGCATGAACCATTCTTCCACATCCCTGGAGGAAGGCTTCAACGGCAAGTTTAACTTCGACATTCTTATTTTCAAATTGTTATTTGGTGAATTGAATTCCCCCTTCTGTAATCTTC
This window contains:
- the LOC113695366 gene encoding uncharacterized protein, with the translated sequence MGRKRVNVREKASASAAKQWKAKEKTSTECGPNDILPNSFSLAIHHQGEFRSSPSKEYVGGRVDYIDNCNAEKWSLQVLDECAVRLGYPKDARFGWYGRIPGMPLETGLYFCMCDWDCDLLVNTLPLNRVAEVYLQVGTDDNPVRFQTQKTEYVDMPEGHKTSAKQDTKDKETSEMDSDIAILEEVDFNDMDNRRKNVADDNSNEVATNSHENFDSKSPNLQQEEDNKRDNAGKEAQMATDNDIQADETDVQADNNVQANDDMQADDKFDDPDYTGQVEEDVLFDEALKIGQQFGVHKGAPEVGPSTSKDRRKKRASREGEAVDEVNICDEPDMVNVEDMQSEYETDCSRELKSESESEDEDGRKRNKKPKFSVFNEKTEMRSPRFKVGQRFSSVVIFRLAVRIQAIMEGRDVQFIKNDTYRVRVKCRGCEWQIFGSKMQGENTFQIKTLSKEHTCGRVFHNRNMTSKLATRLFVDEVRKTPSMTVQELMTRVTEELNVDFSLKQGYRTMKKVRDIIEGSHEKQYALLEDFCGELRRANPGSTVFVETDEDEDGIVRFKRLYMCLEPLKRGFLKGCRHWIGLDGCFLKDTYGGQLLTAVGMDGDNKMFPLALSVVRVENYDNWSWFLGLLVQDLEISDSSNWCVMTDKQKGLVQAVRDKMPQAEHRCCVQHLYTNFKQIHRGLALKERLWKCAKASYVTHWKVEMEQLGQESAAAHSWLDEKDPKTWCRAHFRCGLDCDILVNNMCESFNAVILKARSLPIISMLQTIYLYLLKRMERNREAMSKHEGLLCPAIFEILEKAKQEQCMCIASYAGTMKYQISCPFGEQYIVDMAAKTCSCRKWQLRGIPCGHAVAAINRRHEAPEKHVSNTYLKITYLQSYEPVLNPINGPNLWEHIDLPAMKPPTYRRFAGRPKKMRKKASEEDRRDSCVNPTKPHKVSKVGTMMSCSRCKKYGHNKRGCPDKNKQTTEGTTTSSAKENSDIGDTGPSMQPSTNEACPSDVTVDILGVSTQQSHTGPSQNLDANQPKQGAQEPVTKKGRKCSFCRKHGHSKNSCKLRQWTFRSSLDMTGDLGFKTVKIRSDDLENPYNHAQNSSGHVEKSPTTTHLSSKADGRKLYSHSHGVTMRAPHSYVDLGTASHSSSGLKPAQFTWQGNLCVNLSTLQTAAGHAKESLGIENVQLHGDGNQSVKLGKLQQ
- the LOC113707402 gene encoding 3-hydroxyacyl-[acyl-carrier-protein] dehydratase FERN, mitochondrial-like, which codes for MNCFRTMLKIKHLASSSGHFSAFLHSSSAPNVLKTGQVLKLARTFSDSDVVDYSKLSLDGNPLHFEPECARIAGFADRLVPGMLVASLFPRIIAFHFPGAVYVSQTLQFKLPVYIGEEITGEVEATSIRKLKNKYVAKFLTKCFKDDNTLVIDGEATAILPAPAWENSRTRA